The nucleotide sequence cttcggtgaacaacatgacgacaagaagggctatggattcaaggagtgaaggccatggtaccgcagaggcgggtcttcgtgcattcatcgaattttgcatcggatgaaaaccttggtcatcagcatttaggggttgtgttccaccaagggaaaagttcgaatgcaagtactgtatacctatagtcccttatctatctaatatcccagtgactatataccgggcatggtgctattagacacatacgatttctactcgagtctcgctctaatcggattctcttggagaactgtttctctctcaatccgaatgaccctagctaaggatttgcctgagcaagtacacatgggatattcctcttatgacacttaaagtggatgattctctattaatactcaatagtcctcgtaaggttggctaccactcccgatgaccggctgtgctagatttggaacctccagacctataagtccaatatcaaagattgaagtactcatacaggacatccttggtatctcaagtctaagggccagatacaccactaggactatggaatcgctatctAATAATAGGGCAtcgtcaaccatctagcatttcgtaagcggctcaattagtaaactcattcttcaatgagcacttatatcatatctctagtgtccccacacgagcagctatgagactagttgcatccatcatatggatgggtatatagcacaccagtctgtccggttatctcgatgtccctctcgagtaacctatgaccgggattatttaggatatgtgtttaaaggcgaatcggtctcattatcgtgatctcatcacgatccgattcccattgcatagatccatagacattataatatattcaagcaacaagcaatataaagtgataaaatataaaataataataagcaaaaagactacgtatcaAGTCACACCGATCATCACTaaagtgattggcttgtagggcacctatgaccagcaaatgcaacctgagggattcgtgtccaagtagtatccagataaggtgtgcatgtTGCTTAAGTCCATTTATAAACTAAAGCAGGCtttccgaagttagaacataagatttgatgaggccatcagatcttatgatttcgttaagaatGGAGATGAGTCTTACGTGTATAAaaaggtaagtaggagcgctatcaccttcttggtgttatctgTGAATGACATCATAATCATTGAGAATACTCTCAACATTAAAagcttggctatctagacacttctccatggaaGACTTAAggcgaagcatcctatattttagggatttggatctatagagatagatttaagaggatgcttagcttatctcaatccaggtacatagacatcattatcaaaaggtttgatatgaaatatttcaaaagagGTCTTATATTAATGAGACATGGAATTTTACTTTCTCATAGTATATATTCACCTTGAATGGGGAGCTGgaatagttccaagcaagatactactgctgacttgaccatgaaggcagaatatattactacgacaaaagcaacaaaagaggggtctggataaagaagttcattaaaGATTTGAGAGTCGTATTGAGTAGCATAGAACTGATtcctatatattatgataataatagGGCGAtctctcaagcaaaggaacccaggtctcatcaaaaaCATTTTGAGAAGGTTCTGGCCTATTAGAGAGATTGTGGCCCATGAAGGTATACCAATGGAAAGAGTTTCTTCCAAAgaaaacattgcagatccactaacgaaGCCATTGTCTTAGATTATATTTGAGCATCAcaaaggtctgatggggatcagacacatatgtgattggatttaggtcaagtgagagatagttagttataagtgccctacaagccaatcacgtaagtgatggcacctgTGACACATTGCGAcgatctctttgcttattattactgatattttatcatatattatctagatgtatattgtgatatccttggatatatgcaatgagaatcggattgtgatgagatcatgataatgagactgattcacctttaaacacaaatcctaaaccatcccggtcataggttactcgagaaggacatcgagagaaCCAAATAGACCAGTGcattatatactcatccatatgatggatccgcttacggaatgattgatggttaatgatacctaatttcagacaatgattctgtagtcccaattgtatgtctagtccttagacttgagacactaaagatatcttgtatgagtactccattattTGACGTCATATTTATaagtttgaaagtttcagatatgGTATAACCAATTATAGGgaatgacagccaaccttacgaaggcaattgagtatcaatagaggatcatctactcttggtattacgagagaaatatctcatgtgtgctTCCTCAAACAAAATCTCTAGCCAGAGtcgttcagattgagagagaatgagttctccaaaagaatccgattagagcgagactcatatAGGATTTTGTATGGGCCTAACATTACTGTATCGTAtatacggtctctaagatattagatggatgagggactatagacacATGGTAATTGTGGATAGATaagttgaccatattagattcccgTATAACATTTGGGGACTTTGACGTAGTGATCTAGTATAACCATAGTCGATGAAtctatgaattattatagagataataatttactatatcATAAGAAGTTCTGACCGGAtcgactcatagccagctcggtatcgggcctagagggtcacatatatatgatggATGTGATGATGAGTAGAAGTATGGATATAAGATATTCATAATGCCCTTAGTTTAGATCCTGTGGATAAGATCTAATTACATAATtacataattggatagagatccaattggatagagatccaattgaaTTGAGATCTAAcgaggataggatccattaaggatTAAGCTACTTGCaccactataaataggaggaacctcatggttcataggctagaactgTTGGTGGTCACCCCTCCTATTCTCTTtagccctcttctcctcctccttggctctAGTAGCCTTGCGGTGCACATGAAGAAGGAGATCCAACAACGATCTAAGGAGCATTGTCGCTGCATttgttgtatggatcaccactagagtggAGTACGCGAGTTCTCCTTCATTCACTCTATCGAATCTGAAAATtttggggatatacgatctccctaagtaacacttcTAACATGATATATGCGATTTTTCGGTTTTATGATTTTCTCACATACCAATCGTCGTACAATGACCAAGTACTTAATTTTGGGAAATctagttttgtttttattttttgttgtgcATGAGATGCCAACCCATGATTTTCCAATAGTAcgagggttctctcctaagcttgttaaaaggagaaaagctataaaaaagATAGTTAATCTTCATCCATTAGAAAAAACAttgatagtgaaagccgatggcctcgaaggaagaggaatcgagagtggtcgttagtaaaaaaaaattgaaccactataaatcgatttgtttTCCTTCTCTTACCTTTGATTTGTTATTGATTACTTATTTGTATTACTTACAACTCTCATTTTTGGTTAATCATATTTCTAGTATGGATTTATCAATTGAACTTCAAAATCGATTAAAATTAGAAGGTACACCATCTCTACAAAGGACTATGATATcccatatttaaaaattttaatttttttctgtaTATAGATACTAATTTTACAAGAAAAAGACTTCTTGGACATTGCATATGTTTTATGATCGAGTAAGAAGTAAAATTTTTCTACATTATCCATAGCTAAAGTGGAATATATTGCAATAGGAGCATTTTGTGCATAATTGATATGGATGAGACACATTGACTTTGAAATCGAGATGTTGAAAATATGATAGAAGATCCAccaattatatgataaaagatTTAATAATATACAGAGAACTCTTTTTtggtcgaaattaattttaaaaatgagctAATTCCAACGAAAACAATTAAGGGTTAAAAGTGAATAGTAAATGATTATACTACCTAGGTCTTTACTAGGCCATCATTGGGCTtggcagtagcaccgcccagagattATACTACCTAGGTCAAGTAATATTACATAGTTTAGGTGTTTGTATCGTATGAGTCACCAAATGATGTGTTTCAATTTTGTTGCTAACATCAAATGATCATATCACTaatgtatctttattttttagtattttgtCTTAATTTACTctatatttttaaggttttagggcctataaataccgtcTTCATGTTTGGCTGGTGAGTTCATCCATTGTGCTTGCAATGTTTTCCAATTTTCTATTAGAGGTttgatttttatcttctttttgggCTTTAGTTGGATGACTAAGTTATAGAGATACCTATAAAAGATTGAATATTTCAAGCACAAGCTTTTTTTACCAATGCTTTGATAAAAGAAAGTTGTAGAGGATTGTTGATCTTCAAACTTTGGAGAAAAAAATTACCGATGAACGTCAATGGCCTCGTAGATAGATAAAATAAGAATGGATCGTAGATCAAAaatattgaaccactataaaattagtatgTCTCCCtatcttatttttatgtttttctccTGTTCTTACTTACGAATcccaaaataatcaaaatgattgaAAAACTTCTGTCAAGAGACTGAGAATATAGTTGATAATGAAGTTGACACAATAAACGTGGCAAAATTTCTAAATAAAGATATGACAAATATCTACATCAaactatatatttttaagaatgtgtttttatttctatttatttTGAAAATGGCTATACCAAGAAACGTgtgtgatttttaatttttccaaACATGATTTGTGAAGTGTCACGCCACTCATCAAAACCCCTCGTAATCGGAGAACTAATTGGCCTTTCTCCATGATAGTTGCCATCTCGTGAGGTTTCAAAAAATACGTTGGGCTGCTGGTTTTATATAAATTACTTGTCATAGCAAACAATTATTATGGTACAAACAAATCTGATACAAAAGAATATTCTCAGAACATAACTTCGATAATCATTAACTTATCCTTACATAGCTCTCACTGCATCAAACCTGGGCTCTTTGGCCGTGAACTTCTGCTTCACGTACACCTCCATGTAATCCCCGAAAACAAACTTGGGGTACAAAGCTGGAGCGTCGTCGTTGCTGATTCCCGGAGTGATGGTGGCCTTCAAGGAGGGGTTGTAGAACGAAGCAATGGAGCGGCGGTTGCCATCGCTGGTCGTGAGCACGCGGTGCCACACGCTCTTGTAGCGACCGTTGCTGAGTACTTCGATCTGGTCTCCGGTGTTGATGACGATGGCATTGGCCACAGGCTGCACATCGATCCACTTCCCATCTTTTAGGATCTGGAGGCCACCAACTTGGTCGTCCTGGAAGAGGAGGatgacaccgccagcatcggtGTGGGCGCGAAGGCCGTTTACGAGGTCCAGGCGCGGGCATGGCGGATAGTGGCTCACCTTGGTGCCGAAGAAGGGCTGGTGCTCACCGTTTCCTGAGAATACTTTCTTGATGTAGCCATTCTCAAACCCCATATTCTCATCCATTACTTCCATCACCTTCTCAGCCAGCTTCCTCAGCTCTTCCCTGTACTCCTTCATGATCTCGCTGCATGAAGAGAGCAAACGTCAACAACTTTGGCGACAACCGTCATATTATGAGTAGCAAATCAAAGATCCACAATCCAATTCTTGCGCTGGGGCAGCTAGCTATTCAGCAGTGATTATAATTGACTTTCTAATGTTGTTCATTCGTTTATGTGGAACAGGGAATGGAACAAGCAGCATCGGAGCTTCGTGAATGAAGTACCTGAACTCCGGAGGGTTGGACGGCCATTCGTTGTCGTCCTGGAGAAGGAAAACATCCTCCCAGTCCACGTTATCCAAGCGCTTAACATCGGCCTCTTCCCCTTCTTTTTCCACCAGTTTGTTCAACAGCTGCACTGGTTTGGATCCCTTGAAGCCCTTCGCTCTGAGCCGATAGCACTCCGAGCATACCTTCTTCACGCGATCCAGAAGCTCCACCGGAATCCCATGGTTCACCAGCTGCAAGCACATTAGATTACTTGGAATAAGTACCAGCATCATGTTCGGAAGAACCATGGacgggagaaaggaagaagatcgGGAACATGAAAGCACATCCTCCATGACAACAGACCTGAAAGAATCCCCATTCTTCACATCCATTGGCAATCTGTGCCAAAGTTTCggctctttgcttgcccttcaacTTTGAGAAATCAATGACTGGAATGGCCATTTCTAAcaaaagatttattttctgaGAAGACGGATGCGATGCTTTGGTTGAACTTTGCTTCTTGAGTTCGATGAAAAGAAATGGAGCTACTTGGGGCTTTTTATAGTGCAAAGATTGAGCTTCACTTCAGATCTTACGTACAAATCAAAGGAAGAAACGAGGAAGTATGCCAAGTGTTGTTGGTCAACCTTTCTT is from Musa acuminata AAA Group cultivar baxijiao chromosome BXJ3-8, Cavendish_Baxijiao_AAA, whole genome shotgun sequence and encodes:
- the LOC135644321 gene encoding 1-aminocyclopropane-1-carboxylate oxidase-like, with translation MAIPVIDFSKLKGKQRAETLAQIANGCEEWGFFQLVNHGIPVELLDRVKKVCSECYRLRAKGFKGSKPVQLLNKLVEKEGEEADVKRLDNVDWEDVFLLQDDNEWPSNPPEFSEIMKEYREELRKLAEKVMEVMDENMGFENGYIKKVFSGNGEHQPFFGTKVSHYPPCPRLDLVNGLRAHTDAGGVILLFQDDQVGGLQILKDGKWIDVQPVANAIVINTGDQIEVLSNGRYKSVWHRVLTTSDGNRRSIASFYNPSLKATITPGISNDDAPALYPKFVFGDYMEVYVKQKFTAKEPRFDAVRAM